The DNA region GGTTCTACCCGAAAAGGTTGGTAACGAACTATCCTGTATGAGTTGCCATGCTGACGGAGGATTATCTTTGAGTTCTTCCATGGTCGGGGTTACAACGCAATATCCGCAATACATCCCGCGCGCGGGACATGCCGTGACGCTTGAAGATCGAATTAATGGTTGCATGGTACGCAGTATGAATGGGGAAAAGTTAGAAGCAGACAGCGATGAGATGCGCGCGATGATTTCTTATTTAACGTATATCTCTGAAGGAATTGAAGTGGGAGCGGATTTACCGTGGCGTATGTTAAACACGATGGATGAGATTCCAGAGCCGAGTATTGAAAGAGGAGAAAGTTTATATTCTGAAAAGAGTTGTATTGCTTGCCATGCGGTAGATGGCTCTGGTACAGGCGCGAATAGTGGTCCGGCTCTCTGGGGAGACAACTCATTTAATGATGGCGCGGGGTTAGGACGTTTAACGAAAATGGCGGGATATATTAAAAACAACATGCCGATTGGCGCGTCTGAACCATTAACGGATCAGGAAGCCGCAGACTTAGCTGCTTATTTACTATCTCATGACCGACCAATTTGGAAAGGACATGACACGGATTGGCCAAATGGGGGACGGCCGACGGATATTATTGATCAGCAACGCAGAGAAAAAATTCGAGAAGGTACATTCGACTGGAGCGAGATTAAAAACGTGACCTCGGTCAACAAATAAGGACGTCAGGACAGGGAGAAATCCTTGTCCTTTTTTTAGTTATAGGAAGCTAACTTAATCTGATTGTCCGACAAAATACTACCTTCGAGTCCCCTACCATCATAAAAAGTGGCCCGCAAATGTATATATCTCACTCTGTTTCTAGATCCAT from Ammoniphilus oxalaticus includes:
- a CDS encoding c-type cytochrome, with amino-acid sequence MLKKLGGFVSIVALLAIFAGCSANEQGATKEPEHNPPLMADLDPNDPMTAVIQYGEEVFNETNTVLPEKVGNELSCMSCHADGGLSLSSSMVGVTTQYPQYIPRAGHAVTLEDRINGCMVRSMNGEKLEADSDEMRAMISYLTYISEGIEVGADLPWRMLNTMDEIPEPSIERGESLYSEKSCIACHAVDGSGTGANSGPALWGDNSFNDGAGLGRLTKMAGYIKNNMPIGASEPLTDQEAADLAAYLLSHDRPIWKGHDTDWPNGGRPTDIIDQQRREKIREGTFDWSEIKNVTSVNK